In the Gopherus flavomarginatus isolate rGopFla2 chromosome 6, rGopFla2.mat.asm, whole genome shotgun sequence genome, one interval contains:
- the PDCD4 gene encoding programmed cell death protein 4, translating to MEVENEQIYNVNPTELDHLSDTPFSGEEENGGSEEIKTEINGNWIAASSINEAKINARAKRRLRKNSSRDSGRGDSVSDNGETLKSGVTAPTSPKGKFLDRRSRSGKGRGLPKKGGAGGKGVWGTPGQVYDVEEVDIKDPNYDDDQENCVYETVVPPLDERAFDKTLTPMLQEYFEHGDTNEVAEMLRDLNLGEMKYSVPVLAVSLSLEGKASHREMTSKLISDLCGTVVSTSDVEKSFDRLLKELPELMLDSPRAPQLVGQFIARAVGDGILCSTYIDSYKGTVDCVQARAALDRATVLLSMKKGGKRIDSVWGSGGGQQSVKHLVKEIDMLLKEYLLSGDVSEAERCLQELEVPHFHHELVYEAIVMVLESTGETTFKMMLDLLKSLWTSTVITLDQMKRGYERVYREIPDINLDVPHSYSVLEQFVEECFQAGIISKPLRDLCPSRGRKRFVSEGDGGRLKLESY from the exons ATGGAAGTAGAAAATGAGCAGATATATAATGTTAACCCAACAG AACTTGATCATCTAAGTGACACTCCATTTTCTGGTGAGGAAGAAAATGGTGGAAGTGAGGAAATAaagactgaaatcaatggaaattggaTAGCTGCATCTTCCATTAATGAAGCTAAAATTAATGCTAGAGCAAAGAGGCGGTTAAGGAAAAATTCTTCTCGTGATTCTGGGAGAGGAGACTCTGTTAGTGATAATGGAGAGACGCTGAAAAGTGGAGTCACTGCACCAACTAGTCCAAAGGGAAAATTTCTGGACAGACGATCCCGGTCTGGAAAAGGAAGGGGACTACCAAAGAAAG GTGGTGCAGGTGGCAAAGGTGTTTGGGGTACACCAGGGCAAGTGTATGACGTGGAAGAAGTGGATATTAAAGATCCCAACTACGACGATGACCAG gagaaTTGTGTCTATGAAACTGTAGTTCCACCTTTGGATGAAAGAGCATTTGATAAAACTTTAACACCAATGTTACAGGAATACTTTGAACATGGAGATACTAATGAAGTTGCG GAGATGCTGAGGGATTTAAATCTTGGTGAAATGAAATACAGTGTGCCAGTGTTGGCCGTATCATTGTCATTAGAGGGGAAGGCTAGTCACAGAGAAATGACATCTAAGCTCATCTCTGACCTTTGTGGGACAGTAGTGAGCACAAGTGATGTGGAAAAATCATTTGATAGACTACTGAAAGAACTACCTGAGTTGATGTTGGATTCTCCAAGAGCTCCACAG TTAGTGGGCCAATTTATTGCAAGAGCAGTTGGAGATGGGATTTTATGTAGTACTTACATAGACAGCTACAAAGGCACCGTGGATTGTGTCCAGGCTCG AGCTGCATTGGACCGAGCTACTGTGCTGCTGAGTATGAAAAAAGGTGGAAAGCGTATAGACAGCGTATGGGGATCAGGTGGTGGACAGCAATCTGTAAAACATCTTGTTAAAGAG ATTGATATGTTGCTGAAGGAGTACCTACTTTCTGGAGATGTATCAGAAGCTGAGCGTTGCCTTCAGGAACTAGAAGTGCCTCATTTTCACCATGAACTTGTATATGAA GCAATTGTGATGGTTTTAGAATCAACTGGAGAAACAACCTTTAAAATGATGCTTGATTTGTTGAAATCCCTCTGGACGTCTACTGTTATTACTCTGGACCAAATGAAGAGA GGTTATGAACGAGTTTACCGTGAAATCCCAGATATTAACCTGGATGTGCCACATTCATACTCTGTGCTTGAGCAGTTTGTAGAGGAATGCTTTCAGGCCGGAATCATTTCCAAACCACTGAGAGACCTCTGTCCTTCAAG